CCATTAATAGCTTATAGATGAAGAAATCAATACTTTTTGTTTGTTTAGGAAATATTTGTCGCTCTCCATTGGCTCATGGTATTGCACAAGAATATATAAACAAAAATCAACTGGATATTTTAGTAGATAGTGCTGGAACTGGCTCATGGCATATTGGTGAAGCTCCTTGTGAAAATTCAATAAAAATTGCATTGTTAAATGGTGTTGATATATCTAAACAAAAAGCAAGACAAGTAAAAAAGGATGATTTTCAAAAGTTTGATTTGGTTATTGCTCTTGATGATAATAACTTAAAAGATTTGAAAAATTTAGGTTGTAAAAATCCTCTAAAACTCGGAGATTTTGGATATGAAGGAGCTTGTGTTCCTGATCCATACTACTTTAGAGATTTTGAAGAATTTAAAAATGTATATTCTATGATTGAAACATGTGTTATAGCTTTAATTAATAAATCAAAAGAATTTTAAAAAATATTTTAGTAAAGAAGAAAAGATAAAATGTTAGATAAAAAGTATGAAAGATACATTTTCGCACTTATTATGGGTACAATTATGAGTTTTATAATGAGCTTTATAATTTCATTTATAAATTTAGGATTTATAGATGGTTTTTTTCTAAAGTGGATGGAAGCATTTTTTAAAGCAGCTGTTTGTGCAATTCCAATAATATCAGTTGTTGCACCATTTGTAAAAAAGATTGTTTCAAAAGTGATAAAATAGTAGATAAATTTTAAATGTCATTAAATTTAAAGGTAAGCTATGAAGATTTTGAGTTTTGATTTAAAACTTATAGGATTGATTTTTATAGTTTTACTATTTTTTGCTTCAAACTCAATTTTAGCTAGAATGGCTATTTTTACGCAAAATATTGATGCTTTCTCTTTTACATTTTTAAGAATAATATCTGCTATGGTTATTCTCTTATTTATCTATTTTTATAAAAATAAAAAGATAAAAATTGATTTTAAAAATAACTATATTAGTGGATTTATGTTTTTTTTATATGCAATTTGTTTTTCATACTCATATATAAATATGGCTGCTGGTATTGGAACTTTGATTTTATTTGCTGTTGTTCAGCTAACTATGATTATTTTAGCTCTCTTTTTAAATGAGAAATTAACCTTAAAAAAATTTATTGGAATCACTATAGCTTTTGGAGGACTTGTATATCTTTTATATCCAAAAGATGATTTTACAATATCATATTTTCACGCCTTTTTGATGTTTTTATCAGCAATTGGATGGGCAATTTTTAGTGTTCTAGGAAAGAAATCCAATAATGCAACTTTAAATGCAACAGATAGTTTTGTCAAAGCTTTTATCTTTACAATATTTTTTGCTATTTTTTATCTTTATTTTTTTGAGAATAGTCTAAAAATAGATTTTCCAACTTTTATAATGGCAATTACTTCAGGTTCAATAACAACTGCTTTTGGAGTATTTATTTGGTATTCAATTTTGCCAAAAATGCAGATTATGACCGCAAGTATAATTCAGTTAATAGTGCCAATAATAGCTATTATTTTAAGTGTTATTTTTCTAAACGAAACTTTTACTTTTGAACTTTTTATCTCTACTATTATTATACTTTTGGGAATTTTTATAGCTTTATACAAAAAAAGAAAAATTTAATTCATATAAAAATATAAAACTAATGGAATATAAAATAGTGATATAACAGTTGATATAAACAAAGCTACACTCATAATTTGTGGTTTTACATTTAGTAAAGTGGCTACTGTTACAGTGTTTCCAGCAAGAGGAACAATAGAAAATAAAAACATAACAGTGTATAAACCATCATTTAAAAAATGAATATAGTTTTTATCTATAAAAATAAATACTAGTATACAAACAGGCCATACAACAAATTTTATAAACATAGCATAAGAGATAAATTTTATATCAAAAGAGCTATCAAATCGAACTTTTTCAAGCCCCATTCCTACAATCATCATACCTAAAATTGTATAAGCACCTTTTATATATTCATTGTAGTTGATAAATATTTCAGGAAGTTTTATTTCGCATAGATTAAATATAACTCCTAAGATAAAAGCGTATAAAACTGGAAGTTTAATAACTTTTAAAAGGCTTTGTTTTGCACTAAAATTACCTTTAGCAGTAATATAATATCCAACAGAGTTTTGATACAAAAGCGAAGCCAAAACAGTAAATATAAAAACATCAACCATATTTGGTTCTAAAAATAGTATTGCAAGTGGAATTCCTATGTTTCCTGTATTTCCTGTTGAAGTACTAAAAGCTAATAAATTTGCACTATTATCGCTATAAACTCTTTTAAAATATGCTAAAAGAGTAAAACTTAAAATTGAACTAAAAATAAAGAAAAATAGTGGTAGAGATAAAGTCGCAGCACTTAAATTTATATTTATAGTTGCAGTAAAAATAATTAGTGGTGATAATAAAAAAAGTAAAATTTTTGCAACAGTTTCTTTGTCACATTTAAGTAGATATGTGCTTAAAAATCCTAAAATAATACTTACATATAAAGGGATAATTTTTCCTAATAGAGTAAAAAAGATAGACAAAATAGGGCCTCAAAATTAATTTTTTGCAATTATATATTATTGAAGCTTTAGATGTAGATACTAAGAGAACTAATATCCTCTTAGTATCTTTAAATTTTAATGTCTTGTTGTGATGTTTTTTGAGTTAATTGTTGCAATTAATTTTTTAAGATTTTCTACTTTTTCTTCCTCTTCTTGAATATTATCTTGAGTTTGAAGAGTAAAAATATCCATTTTTTTATCAAGGTAATTTGTAGTAAATTTACCATCTTTAAAATCTTGATCTCTTACAATTTCTCTATGAAGTGGAATATTTGTTGGGAAACCTTCAATATAAAACTCATCTAAAGCTCTTTTTGCTTTTTTAACAGCACCTTCCCAATCAAGTGCCCAAACAATTAGTTTTCCAACCATTGAGTCATAGTTTGCTGGAACTTTATATCCTGTATAAAGTGCAGAATCAAGTCTAACTCCAGGACCATTTGGTGTAAAATATTTTTCAACAGTACCAACAGAAGGCATAAATCCTTTTAGAGGATTCTCAGCATTTATTCTAAATTCAATACTATAACCTCTAAAGTTAATCTCCTCTTGTAAGAAGATCATTTTACTACCTTCAGCAATTTGAATCATTCTTTGAATAATATCAACTCCAGTAATAGTTTCAGTTACAGGGTGCTCAACTTGAACTCTTGTATTCATCTCGATAAAATAGATATTATCATCTGGGTCAAGTAAGAATTCAACTGTTCCAACGCTTTCGTATCCAAGTTTAAACATAGCTTTTGTAGCGATTCTATAAAGCTCTTTTCTAGCCTCATTGTTTAAAAGTGGTGATGGAGCAATTTCAATAACTTTTTGGTGTCTTCTTTGAATAGAACAATCTCTTTCACCTAAATGAAGAACATTTCCATATTTATCAGCAATAACTTGAATCTCAATATGTCTTGGATTTTCAACATATTTTTCAATAAATGCTTCACCTCTTCCAAAATATTTTTTTGCTTCATTTGAGGCGCTTTCAAATAGTTCTTTGAAGTCTTTTTCTTCTCTTACTATTCTCATTCCTCTTCCACCACCACCAAATGCAGCTTTGATTATAACTGGAAATCCAATTTGTTTTGCAATTTTTGCACCCTCTTCAATATCAATAATTGGCTCATCAGTACCTTCAAGAACTGGAACTCCAACTTTTTTCATAGCCACTTTTGATGCCATTTTATCACCAAAAAGTTCTATATGCTCTGGTTTTGGACCAATAAAAATAATACCATTTGCTTCACAAGCTCTTGCAAAATCAGCATTTTCACTTAAAAATCCATATCCAGGGTGAATTGCATCACAATCAGATTTTTTAGCTATTGATATAATTTTTTCATAGTCTAAATATGCTTGAACAACATCTCCCATAATTGGGTAGCATTCATCTGCTTTTTTTACCCAAAGACCATCTACATCAACTTCAGAGAATACCGCAACACTTTTAATTTCAAGTTCTTTACAAGCTCTAATTATTCTAAGTGCAATCTCTCCTCTATTTGCAATAAGTACTTTATTTATCTTTTTCATATACTCACCTTTTAAAATTTTATATTGTGATTTTAGGGTATTTTTTTGATTTATTCTTCTTAATTTTTGTTAATTTAATAGTTGGATATTGCTAATATTGTTTAATAAAAAAATCTTTAGCTAACAAAACTAAAGATTTTTTAATTTAATTTTTTAATTTATATTACCAAGAAATAGCAGCTCCACTAGCTCCCATAACCTCTTTTGCTTCTTCACTCATCATATGAGGTTCCCAAACAGGTTCAAAAACTAGATTTACTTTTGCTTCATCTACTTCATCAACAGCCATAGCAACATATCTTACTTGTTCAAGTAAACTATCTGCAACTGGACAAGCGGGGCTTGTAAGAGTCATATCTATTTCACAAAATAGATAGTTTTCTCTCTCCTCTAACTCTATATTATAAATAAGTCCTAAACTATAAATATCAACAGGGATTTCAGGGTCATAAACTTTTTTTAAATTCTCTATAATTTTCTCTTTTATTGCATCTTTATTAAAAATTCCACTCATAATTTATCCTTTTGCTTAAGCTTTTAAAG
Above is a genomic segment from Aliarcobacter cryaerophilus containing:
- a CDS encoding low molecular weight protein-tyrosine-phosphatase, yielding MKKSILFVCLGNICRSPLAHGIAQEYINKNQLDILVDSAGTGSWHIGEAPCENSIKIALLNGVDISKQKARQVKKDDFQKFDLVIALDDNNLKDLKNLGCKNPLKLGDFGYEGACVPDPYYFRDFEEFKNVYSMIETCVIALINKSKEF
- a CDS encoding DUF2798 domain-containing protein, with protein sequence MLDKKYERYIFALIMGTIMSFIMSFIISFINLGFIDGFFLKWMEAFFKAAVCAIPIISVVAPFVKKIVSKVIK
- a CDS encoding DMT family transporter, with amino-acid sequence MKILSFDLKLIGLIFIVLLFFASNSILARMAIFTQNIDAFSFTFLRIISAMVILLFIYFYKNKKIKIDFKNNYISGFMFFLYAICFSYSYINMAAGIGTLILFAVVQLTMIILALFLNEKLTLKKFIGITIAFGGLVYLLYPKDDFTISYFHAFLMFLSAIGWAIFSVLGKKSNNATLNATDSFVKAFIFTIFFAIFYLYFFENSLKIDFPTFIMAITSGSITTAFGVFIWYSILPKMQIMTASIIQLIVPIIAIILSVIFLNETFTFELFISTIIILLGIFIALYKKRKI
- a CDS encoding AEC family transporter; the encoded protein is MSIFFTLLGKIIPLYVSIILGFLSTYLLKCDKETVAKILLFLLSPLIIFTATININLSAATLSLPLFFFIFSSILSFTLLAYFKRVYSDNSANLLAFSTSTGNTGNIGIPLAILFLEPNMVDVFIFTVLASLLYQNSVGYYITAKGNFSAKQSLLKVIKLPVLYAFILGVIFNLCEIKLPEIFINYNEYIKGAYTILGMMIVGMGLEKVRFDSSFDIKFISYAMFIKFVVWPVCILVFIFIDKNYIHFLNDGLYTVMFLFSIVPLAGNTVTVATLLNVKPQIMSVALFISTVISLFYIPLVLYFYMN
- a CDS encoding acetyl-CoA carboxylase biotin carboxylase subunit: MKKINKVLIANRGEIALRIIRACKELEIKSVAVFSEVDVDGLWVKKADECYPIMGDVVQAYLDYEKIISIAKKSDCDAIHPGYGFLSENADFARACEANGIIFIGPKPEHIELFGDKMASKVAMKKVGVPVLEGTDEPIIDIEEGAKIAKQIGFPVIIKAAFGGGGRGMRIVREEKDFKELFESASNEAKKYFGRGEAFIEKYVENPRHIEIQVIADKYGNVLHLGERDCSIQRRHQKVIEIAPSPLLNNEARKELYRIATKAMFKLGYESVGTVEFLLDPDDNIYFIEMNTRVQVEHPVTETITGVDIIQRMIQIAEGSKMIFLQEEINFRGYSIEFRINAENPLKGFMPSVGTVEKYFTPNGPGVRLDSALYTGYKVPANYDSMVGKLIVWALDWEGAVKKAKRALDEFYIEGFPTNIPLHREIVRDQDFKDGKFTTNYLDKKMDIFTLQTQDNIQEEEEKVENLKKLIATINSKNITTRH
- a CDS encoding metal-sulfur cluster assembly factor, whose amino-acid sequence is MSGIFNKDAIKEKIIENLKKVYDPEIPVDIYSLGLIYNIELEERENYLFCEIDMTLTSPACPVADSLLEQVRYVAMAVDEVDEAKVNLVFEPVWEPHMMSEEAKEVMGASGAAISW